In one Chitinophaga sancti genomic region, the following are encoded:
- a CDS encoding phytoene desaturase family protein — MNKQAYDAIVVGAGPNGLSAAITLQQRGIQVLLLEGKDTIGGGLRSKALTLPGFVHDVCSAIHPLAAGSPFFRTLPLADYGLKFLQPELAAAHPFDDGTAAVLHRSLDETAKGLGIDERAYHQLMDPVVRDWPLLAPALLGPLSIPKHPLAMARFGLKALLPAKMLAARFQGKTARGLFAGMAAHCIQPLSNLTTAAIGMVLLANGHLEGWPAPQGGAQAIANALAAYFESIGGEIQTNTYIRSLNDLPSARAILLDLTPKQLLEIAGDKLKGLYKYQLQHYRYGMGVFKVDWALDGPIPFTNENCRKAGTVHLGNTLEEITLSEQISSKGLYPEKPFVLLAQQSIFDPSRAPEGKHTAWAYCHVPHGSTVDMTAHIENQVERFAPGFRDLIIGRHTMNTREMEAYNPNYIGGDINGGILDITQLYTRPAIRLSPYSTPAKGIYICSSATPPGGGVHGMCGHHAAKKALKDIFKIH; from the coding sequence ATGAACAAACAGGCGTATGATGCAATCGTAGTAGGTGCAGGCCCTAATGGTCTGTCAGCTGCTATTACCCTGCAACAGCGGGGCATACAGGTATTGCTGTTAGAAGGAAAAGATACTATTGGCGGCGGTCTTCGCTCCAAAGCACTCACCCTGCCTGGTTTTGTACACGACGTTTGTTCTGCAATACATCCCCTGGCTGCAGGATCACCTTTCTTCCGTACCCTGCCACTCGCTGATTATGGATTAAAATTTCTGCAACCGGAACTGGCTGCTGCACATCCATTTGATGATGGCACAGCTGCGGTATTACACCGCTCCCTGGATGAAACTGCCAAAGGTTTGGGCATTGACGAACGTGCATACCATCAACTTATGGACCCGGTAGTGAGAGATTGGCCTCTACTGGCACCAGCATTACTCGGTCCCTTGTCAATTCCAAAGCATCCTTTGGCCATGGCGCGTTTTGGTCTGAAAGCATTACTGCCAGCCAAAATGCTGGCGGCAAGGTTCCAGGGAAAAACGGCGAGAGGCTTGTTCGCGGGCATGGCTGCACATTGCATACAACCCTTATCGAACCTTACTACCGCAGCGATAGGCATGGTCTTATTAGCTAACGGACACCTGGAAGGATGGCCTGCACCACAGGGCGGCGCTCAGGCGATAGCTAATGCACTGGCGGCTTATTTTGAATCAATAGGCGGCGAGATACAAACCAATACGTATATCCGCTCATTAAATGATTTACCATCAGCCCGCGCAATTCTCTTAGACCTTACGCCTAAACAATTGCTGGAAATAGCCGGCGATAAATTAAAAGGCCTTTATAAATACCAGTTACAACACTACCGTTACGGTATGGGAGTATTCAAAGTTGACTGGGCATTGGATGGGCCAATCCCCTTTACCAATGAAAATTGCCGTAAAGCAGGCACCGTACATTTAGGCAATACACTGGAAGAAATTACCCTCAGTGAACAGATCTCTTCAAAAGGCTTGTATCCGGAAAAACCATTCGTACTGCTGGCGCAACAAAGCATCTTCGACCCTTCCCGTGCACCCGAAGGCAAGCATACTGCCTGGGCATATTGCCACGTGCCACATGGCTCTACCGTCGATATGACGGCGCATATCGAAAATCAGGTGGAGCGCTTTGCCCCCGGTTTCCGCGACTTAATTATTGGCAGGCATACAATGAACACCCGCGAAATGGAAGCCTATAATCCTAACTATATAGGCGGCGACATCAACGGTGGAATATTAGATATTACCCAGCTCTATACACGACCTGCCATCCGCTTATCTCCCTACAGCACACCTGCAAAAGGGATCTATATTTGTTCCTCTGCAACCCCTCCTGGTGGCGGTGTTCACGGTATGTGCGGCCACCATGCTGCAAAAAAAGCGCTCAAAGATATCTTTAAAATCCATTAA
- the ltrA gene encoding group II intron reverse transcriptase/maturase, with amino-acid sequence MLEEILDIRNVQKAFKQVTANKGAGGIDGMQTDELRDYLNTNWQTLRTSILEGRYGPQAVKKVEIDKENGGGKRMLGIPTVIDRLITQSISQWLSPQYEGEFSNYSYGFRENRNAHQALYQAQTNLNDGYEWVVELDLDKFFDRVNHDRLMSLLAQKIADKRTLKLLRSYLNCGMMENGVVIERKEGTPQGSPLSPLLSNIVLNELDKELEARSHRFVRYCDDCSIYVKSEKSATRVLSTITEFIEKKLKLKVNRTKSKVSRPIESTLLGFSFYRREKGWAVRIASKSLRKIKEKMKDQTQRKAPGKVKDKIKKMEAIIVGWVNYFRIATAKSRMEELDRLVRTRLRMGIWKQWKRPSTRWKNLKMLGINVGKAYEWSNSRKGYCRIANSAILHRALNNDYFTKQGYVGFANHYYWKTTHQTKLF; translated from the coding sequence ATGCTGGAAGAAATATTAGATATCCGCAATGTACAAAAAGCCTTTAAGCAGGTAACTGCCAATAAAGGAGCGGGGGGTATAGATGGTATGCAGACCGATGAACTTCGTGACTACCTGAATACGAACTGGCAGACGTTGCGGACCAGTATTTTAGAAGGCAGGTACGGCCCCCAGGCAGTTAAGAAAGTAGAAATAGACAAGGAAAATGGCGGCGGTAAAAGAATGTTGGGAATACCTACTGTAATCGACAGGCTAATTACCCAGTCAATATCCCAATGGCTAAGCCCACAGTATGAAGGAGAGTTTTCCAATTATAGCTATGGGTTTAGAGAAAACCGGAACGCTCATCAGGCATTGTATCAGGCACAAACAAACCTGAACGACGGCTATGAATGGGTAGTGGAGTTGGACTTAGACAAGTTTTTCGATCGGGTGAACCATGACCGGCTAATGTCGCTTCTGGCCCAAAAGATAGCTGACAAGAGGACGCTGAAACTACTGCGCTCATACCTGAATTGCGGGATGATGGAAAATGGGGTTGTGATAGAACGTAAGGAAGGCACTCCTCAAGGCAGCCCTCTCTCCCCCCTGCTGAGCAACATTGTTTTAAACGAACTGGACAAAGAGTTAGAGGCAAGAAGCCACCGGTTTGTACGGTATTGCGATGACTGTAGCATCTACGTGAAAAGTGAAAAGTCAGCGACGCGCGTGCTGTCAACAATCACCGAGTTCATAGAAAAGAAGCTAAAGCTAAAAGTAAACCGTACAAAAAGTAAAGTGAGCCGTCCGATAGAGAGTACGCTTCTGGGTTTCTCTTTTTATCGAAGAGAGAAAGGGTGGGCAGTGCGCATTGCATCTAAATCGCTGAGAAAGATTAAAGAGAAGATGAAGGATCAAACGCAGCGTAAAGCCCCCGGCAAAGTGAAAGACAAGATAAAGAAGATGGAGGCCATAATAGTAGGTTGGGTGAATTACTTTCGGATAGCCACGGCCAAAAGCAGAATGGAAGAACTGGACAGGTTGGTAAGAACACGTCTAAGAATGGGAATATGGAAACAATGGAAAAGGCCATCAACACGGTGGAAAAACCTGAAAATGTTGGGAATTAATGTGGGTAAAGCTTATGAGTGGAGCAACAGTCGTAAAGGCTACTGCCGCATTGCAAACAGTGCAATACTGCACCGAGCCTTGAACAACGACTACTTTACTAAACAAGGGTATGTAGGGTTCGCCAATCACTATTACTGGAAAACAACTCACCAAACTAAGTTATTCTGA